In Lacrimispora indolis DSM 755, a genomic segment contains:
- a CDS encoding tyrosine-protein phosphatase, whose product MEIKYVEAFPLDNGKTELNIVSDAEALEEYQLYWTYEKDPFTKNRSFLLSSREKRLIFHAAPEKRKQIYFIIEWKNQAPMVFGYRILPVDGMYNLRDMGGYMTGSGRRMKWGVGFRSDYFAFLEDDGLEYVKSLGIKTIIDYRNDMEIIKSPNRDLGEGVTTYSCDPNAHTAMMAGLLHNNENIAKEEAVIKQARLAVEENPNAGDLRMIQQQLNFVICDESRKAFGTSLRLLAQKSNNPSVQHCRGGKDRTGFGAMLLEGILGVPKETMIYDYMLTKRARAEKNVRYYQKYLELAKDKRVADYLFSLFDTKPEYIEASINKILEDYGSVREYARKALWLEDTVIRQLEDIFLE is encoded by the coding sequence ATGGAGATAAAATACGTCGAGGCCTTTCCTCTGGATAACGGCAAAACAGAATTAAACATTGTTTCGGATGCAGAGGCTCTGGAAGAATATCAGCTGTACTGGACCTATGAAAAGGACCCCTTTACCAAGAACCGTAGTTTTCTCCTCTCATCCAGAGAAAAAAGGTTGATTTTCCATGCCGCGCCTGAAAAAAGAAAACAGATTTATTTTATCATTGAATGGAAAAACCAGGCCCCCATGGTGTTTGGATACAGGATTCTTCCAGTGGATGGAATGTATAACCTGCGGGATATGGGAGGATATATGACCGGATCAGGAAGAAGAATGAAATGGGGCGTAGGATTCCGCTCCGATTATTTCGCCTTTCTGGAAGATGACGGACTGGAGTATGTAAAAAGCCTGGGAATTAAAACCATTATTGATTACAGAAACGACATGGAGATTATAAAAAGCCCTAACCGGGACTTAGGAGAGGGCGTGACCACCTATTCCTGCGATCCCAACGCTCATACGGCCATGATGGCAGGCCTTCTTCACAATAACGAAAACATTGCAAAGGAAGAAGCCGTCATAAAGCAGGCCAGGCTGGCGGTAGAGGAAAATCCCAATGCAGGGGATTTGAGGATGATACAGCAGCAGCTGAACTTTGTCATATGCGATGAAAGCCGGAAGGCCTTTGGAACCAGCTTAAGGCTTCTGGCACAGAAGTCAAACAATCCCAGCGTACAGCATTGCAGGGGAGGAAAAGACAGGACCGGATTCGGGGCCATGCTTTTGGAAGGGATCCTGGGTGTCCCGAAAGAGACTATGATCTATGATTATATGCTCACCAAAAGGGCAAGAGCGGAAAAAAATGTCCGCTATTACCAAAAATATCTGGAGCTGGCTAAGGATAAACGGGTGGCCGATTACCTCTTCTCCCTCTTTGACACAAAACCGGAGTATATCGAAGCTTCCATCAATAAAATTCTTGAGGATTACGGCTCTGTCAGAGAGTATGCCAGAAAGGCCTTATGGCTGGAGGACACCGTCATCAGACAGCTGGAGGATATTTTCCTGGAGTGA
- a CDS encoding PTS sugar transporter subunit IIA: protein MGIRMILASHGLYAREALNTAGLIIGDIANYVDIISVTADKSYDQCLKELLDLHASYEDKGSGVLILTDIYGGTPAKAATYLALTEPDILVYSGFSMPVLMELFIARPETLEEAGTIIERAYKMGLVCINDKLKEEGEQDGDQMDSY, encoded by the coding sequence ATGGGAATTCGCATGATTCTTGCAAGCCATGGTTTATATGCCCGGGAGGCATTAAATACGGCCGGACTGATTATCGGGGATATTGCAAACTACGTTGATATTATTTCCGTGACCGCGGACAAAAGCTATGACCAGTGTCTGAAGGAGCTGTTGGATTTACATGCCTCCTATGAAGACAAGGGATCAGGAGTTTTGATCTTAACGGATATTTATGGAGGGACTCCGGCCAAGGCGGCCACCTATTTAGCCCTGACGGAGCCTGACATTCTGGTGTACTCCGGGTTTAGCATGCCGGTGCTCATGGAGCTGTTTATAGCCCGGCCCGAGACACTGGAGGAAGCCGGCACGATCATTGAAAGGGCCTATAAAATGGGTCTGGTCTGCATTAACGACAAGCTGAAAGAAGAGGGGGAACAAGATGGCGATCAAATGGATTCGTATTGA
- a CDS encoding PTS mannose/fructose/sorbose/N-acetylgalactosamine transporter subunit IIC: protein MAVWQALLIAVWAGYCSFDDQGPQMLRRPLLVGPLVGIILGDVKTGLVISATLELMWMGLGNMAGYKTPDMIIGTIVGTTISITSTGATAEGIAAGVAAATTVAVLSQQLLLIFDFVRQFFAVWADRLALTGDFDSILLVNYVAIAFQFLLRAVPTFLVVYFSTGVVDKILNVIPSNILKGLSTASGILPAIGLSILMTMMMKGFMWPFLIFGFVLSTYLGLGILPVTLISLAFAMLYSVMMEIKDRQNEVPVIVSNRGDDEDGGYDL, encoded by the coding sequence ATGGCAGTTTGGCAGGCACTACTTATAGCGGTATGGGCCGGGTATTGTTCATTTGACGATCAGGGCCCGCAAATGCTCCGAAGGCCTTTGCTGGTAGGTCCGCTGGTGGGAATCATATTGGGAGATGTTAAGACAGGACTGGTCATTTCCGCGACCCTGGAGCTGATGTGGATGGGGCTTGGAAACATGGCCGGTTACAAAACGCCGGACATGATTATCGGAACCATCGTGGGAACGACCATTTCCATTACCAGCACAGGAGCTACGGCAGAGGGGATCGCAGCAGGCGTGGCAGCGGCTACGACGGTGGCGGTTTTATCCCAGCAGCTGCTTCTGATCTTTGACTTTGTCCGTCAGTTCTTCGCAGTATGGGCAGACAGGCTGGCGCTGACCGGAGATTTTGACAGCATATTACTGGTAAATTATGTTGCCATCGCATTCCAGTTTCTTCTCCGTGCGGTTCCTACCTTCCTGGTGGTCTATTTTTCAACCGGGGTGGTGGATAAGATTTTAAATGTCATTCCCAGCAATATTTTAAAGGGCTTAAGCACTGCCTCAGGAATATTGCCGGCAATTGGTTTGTCCATCCTGATGACAATGATGATGAAGGGCTTTATGTGGCCTTTCCTGATTTTCGGTTTTGTGCTGTCCACTTACCTGGGACTGGGAATTTTGCCGGTGACCCTGATTTCTCTGGCATTTGCAATGCTGTATTCCGTTATGATGGAGATTAAGGACCGTCAGAATGAGGTGCCTGTGATCGTTTCAAACCGCGGAGATGACGAGGATGGAGGGTATGACTTATGA
- a CDS encoding BglG family transcription antiterminator: MLDCNFKEISVLNMLLENSYVENEKIMEMFDISLRTVQIEIASLNDKLKQNGRSNVRIRNKRGKGYFLEYPPEAGLWVDELRRSCYGYLNLSLNRLLGRKERVQHIIRRLAASINGIKAEELADMLNISIATLNKDMRAVRKYLLLYQIQIVSIPYHGMKVVGEELAIRSCLIDFCDICNNSEQNIFVFHCLKEYGIAMEDIRQNAARLKQVLDETGYRIPDTGFHRLVLYLSILPLRTGCGQKMIQDFRPDLEDLKEFSVGQKILGKGRELEEYYYMAVFLLGNRELFEDGAGESFEKAVPEAVETYKKVMKVLKENIFLDLTPYEEVSDSLLLFFYKWQLRNQVGIVELEYPYSIKCRANRMISSQALANYIYNELPGYRTDEIQDMMYYELIILIYNLVYRIRNQYEPTNVILINEIGKSADPTVIRRLGLNVDELNIHFHSHYFYEARGLDYSKYDYVFLPGGMKFKPDYFPIPIYYYDFFSKVSYDLWAKVIAKKRKVGAILNYMGSPDLIQLDCGQENLAETIAEFFWRQNIAPGYTKLGFYKLMHSVIYHTDYVAEEKKKYINIFTGTGPQQQYYIFCLPQEILLNGAAVKEIHFILLDLRKGLVEVKNGDSELRHYIDG; encoded by the coding sequence ATGCTTGATTGTAATTTCAAAGAAATCAGTGTTTTAAATATGCTTTTGGAAAACAGTTATGTGGAAAATGAGAAGATCATGGAAATGTTCGACATTTCCCTGCGCACGGTACAAATAGAAATTGCATCCCTGAATGACAAGCTGAAACAAAATGGCAGATCAAATGTCAGAATACGCAACAAGAGAGGAAAGGGATATTTTCTGGAGTATCCTCCTGAGGCTGGGCTCTGGGTCGATGAGCTGAGACGCTCCTGTTACGGCTATTTAAATCTTTCCTTAAACCGGCTTCTGGGACGAAAGGAAAGGGTGCAGCACATCATCCGCCGCCTTGCGGCCTCCATAAACGGCATAAAGGCGGAAGAACTGGCTGACATGCTTAATATCAGCATTGCCACTCTGAATAAGGATATGAGAGCCGTAAGAAAGTACCTGCTTCTGTATCAGATACAGATCGTTTCCATCCCTTATCACGGGATGAAGGTGGTGGGAGAAGAGCTTGCCATCCGTTCCTGCCTGATAGATTTTTGTGATATTTGCAATAACTCGGAACAGAATATCTTTGTTTTCCACTGTTTAAAGGAATACGGAATTGCCATGGAGGACATCAGACAGAATGCTGCAAGGCTGAAACAGGTTTTAGATGAAACCGGGTACCGGATTCCTGATACAGGGTTTCACAGGCTGGTCCTTTATCTGTCAATTTTACCCTTAAGAACAGGCTGCGGACAGAAGATGATCCAGGACTTCCGCCCTGATCTTGAAGATCTGAAAGAATTTTCTGTGGGGCAAAAAATCCTGGGAAAGGGAAGAGAGCTTGAGGAGTACTATTACATGGCGGTTTTTCTATTAGGCAACCGGGAATTGTTTGAAGACGGGGCAGGTGAAAGCTTTGAGAAAGCAGTGCCGGAGGCGGTGGAAACTTATAAAAAGGTCATGAAAGTTTTAAAAGAAAATATATTCCTGGACTTAACCCCTTATGAAGAGGTCAGTGATTCCCTTCTCCTGTTCTTTTATAAATGGCAGCTGAGGAATCAGGTGGGCATTGTGGAGCTGGAATATCCCTATTCCATAAAATGCAGGGCCAACCGGATGATTTCCTCTCAGGCCCTGGCAAATTATATCTACAATGAGCTTCCGGGATACAGAACCGATGAGATACAGGACATGATGTATTACGAGCTGATCATTCTGATCTATAATCTTGTTTACCGGATCAGGAACCAGTATGAGCCCACCAATGTCATCCTGATCAATGAAATCGGGAAGTCGGCTGATCCAACGGTCATAAGACGGCTGGGGTTAAATGTGGATGAATTGAATATTCATTTTCATTCCCATTATTTCTACGAAGCCAGGGGACTGGATTATTCAAAGTATGATTACGTCTTTTTGCCGGGAGGCATGAAATTCAAGCCGGATTATTTCCCGATCCCCATTTATTATTACGATTTTTTCAGCAAGGTTTCCTATGACCTTTGGGCCAAGGTGATTGCAAAGAAGAGAAAGGTGGGGGCCATCTTAAATTACATGGGATCCCCTGATTTGATACAGTTAGACTGCGGGCAGGAAAACCTGGCGGAAACCATTGCAGAATTTTTCTGGCGTCAAAACATCGCTCCCGGCTATACAAAGCTGGGGTTTTACAAATTAATGCACAGTGTCATTTACCATACGGATTATGTGGCTGAGGAAAAGAAAAAATATATCAATATTTTTACTGGAACCGGGCCGCAGCAGCAGTATTATATCTTCTGTCTTCCACAGGAGATCCTGTTAAACGGTGCAGCCGTAAAAGAGATTCATTTCATCCTGCTGGACTTAAGGAAAGGGCTGGTGGAGGTCAAGAACGGAGATTCTGAGCTTCGGCACTATATTGATGGCTGA
- the pdaA gene encoding delta-lactam-biosynthetic de-N-acetylase: MVFLLFLCAFLAGHLGAMLVEHHKAVETAADGNWGLSFQQEGQPPVANATMDYLKKFDAYYAEKTPDKILYLTFDAGYENGNTAAILDALKKHNAPATFFVVGNYIETSPELVKRMVEEGHTVGNHTYHHPDMSKISSKEAFEKELKDLEGLFEKTTGQPMKKYYRPPQGKYSESNLQMAKDMGYKTFFWSLAYVDWYQDKQPTKEEAFKKLLGRIHPGAIVLLHSTSSTNGQILDELLTKWEEMGYQFKSLDQLVAE, encoded by the coding sequence ATGGTATTCCTGCTCTTTCTCTGCGCTTTTTTGGCCGGCCATCTTGGAGCCATGCTGGTAGAACATCACAAAGCGGTGGAAACTGCGGCAGATGGAAACTGGGGGTTAAGCTTCCAGCAGGAAGGGCAGCCGCCGGTGGCCAATGCCACCATGGACTATTTAAAAAAGTTCGATGCCTATTATGCCGAAAAGACCCCGGATAAAATCCTTTATCTGACCTTTGATGCCGGATATGAAAATGGAAATACTGCAGCCATACTGGATGCATTAAAGAAACACAATGCTCCCGCTACCTTTTTTGTGGTAGGAAATTACATAGAAACGTCTCCGGAGCTTGTAAAGCGAATGGTGGAGGAAGGCCATACCGTAGGCAACCACACCTATCATCATCCGGACATGTCCAAGATTTCTTCAAAGGAAGCGTTTGAAAAAGAACTTAAAGATCTGGAAGGCCTTTTTGAAAAGACTACGGGACAGCCCATGAAAAAATACTACCGCCCTCCTCAGGGAAAATACAGTGAGTCCAATTTACAGATGGCAAAGGATATGGGTTACAAAACCTTTTTCTGGAGCCTTGCCTATGTTGACTGGTATCAGGATAAGCAGCCCACAAAGGAAGAAGCCTTTAAAAAGCTTTTGGGCAGGATTCATCCCGGCGCCATTGTACTCTTACACAGCACCTCCAGCACAAACGGCCAGATCCTTGATGAATTGCTGACCAAATGGGAGGAAATGGGCTATCAGTTTAAATCCTTGGATCAGCTGGTGGCTGAGTAG
- a CDS encoding PTS system mannose/fructose/sorbose family transporter subunit IID, with protein sequence MSAGKENAAGLDNPNTKAKGSYIKITRKDLNAVYWRLQIFGLGITVTSSNAQAIGFITALAPVLKKVYKDAGKAARVEAMQRHLTYFLSQNTATGMILGITAAIEETTELDEKDAVVAVKAGMMGPLAGIGDSVFKITIQAIAGSIGAAYALQGNLIGPILMFLIYNGINIGVKYFGTVMGYEKGIEFVQSGEQAKVIQKIINISTMVGVIVLGALIGNYVKINVGTEIVINETVVNIQALLDGILPKLLPLLFTIGLYKLHGRMPRKYLILLIFGILIVGTLLAMAGILV encoded by the coding sequence ATGAGTGCTGGGAAAGAAAATGCGGCCGGATTGGATAATCCCAATACAAAGGCAAAAGGGAGTTACATAAAAATAACCCGCAAGGATTTAAATGCGGTCTACTGGCGTCTGCAGATTTTCGGCCTTGGGATCACTGTGACCTCAAGCAATGCCCAGGCCATCGGATTTATTACCGCATTGGCGCCGGTGTTAAAAAAGGTTTATAAGGATGCTGGAAAAGCTGCCCGGGTAGAGGCCATGCAGAGGCATTTGACCTATTTCCTTTCTCAAAACACGGCCACCGGCATGATCCTTGGGATCACCGCTGCCATTGAGGAAACTACGGAATTGGACGAAAAAGATGCCGTAGTTGCGGTAAAAGCGGGCATGATGGGGCCTTTGGCCGGAATCGGTGACAGCGTATTTAAGATCACCATCCAGGCCATTGCAGGCAGTATCGGCGCGGCTTATGCCCTGCAGGGAAATTTGATCGGCCCCATCCTGATGTTCCTGATTTATAACGGCATCAACATTGGGGTCAAGTATTTCGGTACTGTGATGGGATATGAAAAAGGGATCGAATTTGTACAGAGCGGGGAGCAGGCAAAGGTGATCCAGAAAATCATAAATATTTCCACCATGGTGGGCGTGATCGTGCTGGGCGCCCTCATAGGAAATTACGTGAAGATCAACGTGGGCACGGAAATTGTCATCAATGAGACCGTTGTAAATATTCAGGCTCTTTTAGACGGGATATTACCGAAGCTGCTTCCGCTTTTGTTCACCATCGGGCTTTACAAGCTTCACGGCCGGATGCCGAGAAAATATTTAATCCTGCTTATTTTCGGCATATTGATCGTGGGAACCTTGCTGGCAATGGCCGGTATTCTGGTTTAG
- a CDS encoding PTS system mannose/fructose/N-acetylgalactosamine-transporter subunit IIB yields MAIKWIRIDDRLIHGQVATSWLSHIGAEQVICISDAAVENPVQVQVLKMAAPAYTVHVFGVDKFIRVYANNPIKKNTFMIMGSFSDALRLKEGGVPIDHINFGGMRTTPERTISYDHIICFSPKEEEDFHKLLEMGVKIEYQVAAYDAPVDMKKKIEQLKR; encoded by the coding sequence ATGGCGATCAAATGGATTCGTATTGATGACCGGTTGATTCACGGTCAGGTAGCAACTTCCTGGTTAAGTCACATCGGGGCGGAACAGGTGATCTGCATCAGTGATGCTGCAGTGGAAAATCCAGTACAGGTTCAAGTACTGAAAATGGCGGCACCTGCCTATACGGTCCACGTATTCGGCGTGGATAAGTTTATCAGGGTATATGCAAATAATCCCATTAAGAAGAACACATTTATGATCATGGGAAGCTTCAGCGACGCTTTAAGGCTGAAAGAAGGGGGCGTGCCCATTGACCACATTAACTTCGGAGGGATGAGGACGACTCCGGAGAGAACCATATCCTATGACCACATTATCTGCTTTTCCCCAAAGGAAGAGGAAGACTTTCATAAGCTTCTGGAAATGGGCGTCAAAATCGAGTATCAGGTCGCTGCCTATGACGCCCCTGTGGATATGAAAAAGAAAATAGAACAGCTTAAGAGGTAG
- the arcC gene encoding carbamate kinase, with the protein MAKKRIVLALGHHALGTNLPEQKKAVAETAKVIADFIEAGWQVAVTHSNAPQVGMIHTAMNEFGKLHDGYTSAPMSVCSAMSQGYIGYDLQNGIRAELVKRGIYKSAATILTQMMVNPYDEAFYTPMKPIGRFMSAEDAKEEEEKGNYVEEVPGMGFRRVVASPKPVSIVEIDIIKAVMDADQIVIACGGGGIPVMEQGYRLKGASAVIEKDRAAGLLAKEIDADVLLILTNVDNVTLNYGTLKERPISQMNLEEAEASIKEGQFETGSMLPKIEASVDFIRHGRNRKAIITSLENAKASLEGKAGTIIKEI; encoded by the coding sequence ATGGCAAAAAAACGTATTGTCCTGGCTTTGGGACATCATGCTTTGGGAACAAATCTTCCGGAACAGAAAAAAGCGGTTGCTGAAACAGCCAAGGTCATCGCAGATTTTATTGAAGCCGGCTGGCAAGTGGCTGTCACCCACAGCAATGCCCCGCAGGTGGGCATGATTCATACAGCTATGAATGAATTCGGGAAACTCCATGACGGTTATACTTCTGCGCCCATGTCCGTATGTTCTGCCATGAGTCAGGGCTACATTGGATATGATTTACAAAACGGCATCCGGGCGGAGCTGGTAAAACGCGGCATCTATAAATCAGCTGCCACCATTTTGACTCAGATGATGGTAAATCCTTATGACGAGGCTTTCTACACTCCCATGAAGCCTATCGGTCGTTTTATGTCTGCAGAAGACGCAAAAGAGGAAGAGGAAAAAGGAAATTATGTGGAGGAAGTGCCTGGGATGGGCTTTCGCAGAGTAGTGGCTTCTCCAAAGCCCGTTTCTATTGTGGAAATCGACATCATCAAGGCAGTTATGGATGCGGACCAGATCGTCATTGCCTGCGGCGGCGGCGGCATACCGGTTATGGAACAGGGATACCGCTTAAAAGGCGCCAGCGCAGTCATTGAAAAGGACCGGGCAGCCGGACTTCTGGCAAAGGAAATTGACGCTGATGTGCTTTTGATCCTTACAAACGTGGACAATGTCACCTTAAATTACGGAACCCTTAAGGAACGCCCCATCAGCCAGATGAACTTAGAAGAAGCAGAAGCTTCTATTAAAGAAGGGCAGTTTGAAACCGGCTCCATGCTTCCCAAAATTGAAGCTTCCGTGGATTTTATCCGCCACGGCAGGAACCGGAAGGCTATCATTACCTCCCTTGAAAATGCTAAAGCCAGCCTGGAAGGAAAAGCGGGCACTATTATAAAAGAAATATAA